One part of the Sorangiineae bacterium MSr11954 genome encodes these proteins:
- a CDS encoding serine/threonine protein kinase, translating to MILVASDSPDYVFKNLIVTDKGRFVVRKHLGSGGFADVYLVEDTSLRKVFVLKVIRRAYWDREDLKRRFLHEARIMVKLERSVYFIKVQRVGWTLDGMPYFIMDHIHGESLRDTLDRRLAKGRLPNPKWAINIGIDILSGLHDAHEAEVIHRDIKPENIFLDESNQIAKILDFGAMKLCKIATHLTGKGFIGTPLYASPEQLADAGDVDEKTDIFAAGLVIFEVLTGTHGYSPHQNASAKEIIDAIKSGAPRRLTEFGNFPRGLERLLYSMIRPDRRRRASDAHTLARALRALYMEHYSSARNGATSSNSKDRTQEASDAFSVPITEEDLVSLSISPTPLDNTPEGRNRREIVTVDLKPRRARTELEDDPLREQKKAARLIEELTRATEPSPTPLFDDDKVPSAGGRFVFADKFRRYRSMVAVAAVALLIAGASLAFLKARVRFGPPAAEAQPKVNAQRDPDVHAR from the coding sequence ATGATCCTCGTGGCCTCGGACTCGCCCGATTATGTGTTCAAGAACCTCATCGTCACCGACAAAGGGCGGTTTGTCGTCCGAAAACACCTGGGAAGCGGTGGCTTTGCGGATGTATACCTGGTCGAAGACACATCGCTGCGAAAGGTCTTCGTCCTAAAGGTGATTCGGAGGGCCTATTGGGACCGTGAAGACCTGAAACGACGCTTTCTCCATGAGGCTCGCATCATGGTAAAGCTTGAGAGGTCGGTCTACTTTATTAAGGTCCAACGAGTCGGCTGGACGCTAGATGGAATGCCGTACTTTATTATGGATCACATACATGGCGAGTCCCTGAGAGACACCCTCGACCGACGACTCGCAAAAGGCCGGCTTCCAAACCCAAAGTGGGCGATAAATATCGGAATCGATATCCTGTCTGGATTGCACGACGCGCACGAGGCTGAGGTCATTCATCGCGACATCAAACCGGAAAACATTTTCTTGGATGAATCCAATCAGATCGCCAAGATACTTGACTTCGGCGCAATGAAATTATGCAAAATTGCTACCCACCTGACCGGGAAAGGATTCATTGGCACTCCGCTGTATGCCTCTCCCGAACAACTGGCAGACGCCGGAGACGTGGACGAGAAAACCGACATCTTCGCGGCAGGACTCGTGATCTTCGAGGTCCTCACTGGCACGCACGGGTACTCACCTCATCAGAACGCTTCCGCGAAGGAGATAATCGATGCCATTAAGAGCGGCGCCCCGCGCCGACTCACCGAGTTTGGTAATTTCCCCCGTGGCCTTGAACGTTTACTATATTCGATGATCCGCCCAGATAGGCGGCGTAGAGCCAGTGATGCACACACATTGGCACGAGCTCTGCGTGCGCTCTATATGGAACACTACTCCAGCGCGCGAAATGGTGCAACTTCGAGCAATAGCAAAGATCGCACACAAGAAGCATCAGATGCGTTTTCGGTCCCCATTACCGAGGAAGATCTCGTATCGCTATCCATTTCTCCGACACCGCTGGACAACACCCCCGAGGGACGCAATCGCCGCGAAATTGTGACGGTCGACCTCAAGCCCCGCAGGGCACGCACCGAGTTGGAGGACGACCCGCTCCGTGAGCAAAAGAAAGCGGCGCGGCTCATCGAAGAACTGACCAGAGCTACGGAACCATCGCCCACGCCCCTGTTTGACGATGACAAAGTGCCTTCCGCTGGGGGTCGGTTCGTGTTCGCTGACAAGTTTAGACGGTACCGGTCAATGGTCGCCGTCGCAGCGGTCGCGCTACTCATTGCCGGCGCGTCCCTCGCTTTTCTAAAAGCGCGGGTCCGATTCGGGCCGCCCGCTGCCGAGGCGCAGCCAAAGGTCAACGCCCAACGCGATCCCGACGTCCACGCACGTTAG